In Bacteroidales bacterium, one genomic interval encodes:
- a CDS encoding AraC family transcriptional regulator, which produces MNKRTRQRLIIKNMSCQCCLKLVSRIFRDAGVEVNHIELGEADVSFDPEQVSLEQITTLLAEDGFELLHDKEDQLVEQIKNAVINLVQYSTYNAMVRNSDYLVERFDLSYQYISSIFSKHEHLTLEKFIIQQKIDKVKELIHQGELSLSEIAYMMGYSSVQYLSTQFKSVTGITVSDFKRVSG; this is translated from the coding sequence ATGAATAAAAGGACTCGTCAACGGTTGATTATAAAAAACATGTCTTGCCAATGTTGTTTGAAATTGGTAAGCAGAATTTTCAGGGATGCCGGAGTTGAAGTAAATCATATTGAGCTGGGAGAGGCTGATGTAAGCTTTGATCCTGAGCAGGTAAGCCTGGAGCAAATTACAACATTGTTGGCGGAAGATGGATTTGAATTGCTGCATGATAAGGAGGATCAACTGGTTGAGCAAATAAAAAATGCAGTGATCAACCTGGTGCAATACAGTACATATAATGCCATGGTGCGTAATTCAGATTATCTTGTCGAGCGGTTTGATCTTTCTTACCAATACATTTCCTCAATTTTCTCTAAGCATGAACACCTTACGCTGGAGAAATTTATCATCCAGCAAAAGATCGACAAAGTGAAGGAATTGATTCATCAGGGAGAGTTGAGCCTTAGTGAAATAGCCTATATGATGGGGTACAGCAGCGTTCAGTATCTTTCCACACAATTTAAATCGGTTACGGGAATAACAGTAAGTGACTTTAAAAGAGTTTCAGGTTAA